Genomic window (Psychromonas sp. L1A2):
AACCGTGTCATCGGTTACCGCGTCAACGGTGACAGTCACTGTTTCAGTGGTGCCATCTTCATTGGTATAAGTAAACGTATCAGTGCCGTTGTAATCGGTATTCGGTGTGTAAGTCACGGTGCCATCGTCGTTGATCGTCACCGTACCGTTCTCGCCATCGGTCACAGAAGCGACGGGTGAAACCACACCATCAGCATCGGTATCGTTGGCTAACACATCAATCGTGATTGGCGTGTCTTCATTAGTCGTAGCGTTATCCGCAGCCACAACCGTATCATCGGCTATCGCGCCAATGGTGACAGTCACTGTTTCAGTAGTGCCATCTTCATTGGTATAAGTAAACGTATCAGTGCCGTTGTAATCGACATTCGGTGTGTAAGTCACGGTGCCATCGTCGTTGATCGTTACCGTACCGTTCTCGCCATCGGTCACAGAAGCGACGGGTGAAACCACGCCATCAACATCAGTATCGTTCGCTAACACATCAATCGTGATTGGCGTGTCTTCATCAGTGGTTGCGTTATCCGCAGCCACAACCGTGTCATCGGCTACCGCGTCAACGGTGACAGTCACTGTTTCAGTAGTGCCGTCTTCATTGGTATAAGTAAACGTATCCGTGCCGTTGTAATCGGCATTCGGTGTGTAAGTCACGGTGCCATCGTCGTTGATCGTTACCGTACCGTTATCGCCATCGGTCACAGAAGCAACAGGCGAGACCACGCCATCAACATCAGTATCGTTCGCTAACACATCAATCGTGATTGGCGTGTCTTCATCAGTGGTTGCGTTATCCGCAGCCACAACCGTGTCATCGGCTACCGCGTCAACGGTGACAGTCACTGTTTCAGTGGTGCCATCTTCATTAGTATAAGTAAACGTATCAGTGCCGTTGTAATCGGCATTCGGTGTGTAAGTCACGGTGCCATCGTCGTTGATCGTTACCGTACCGTTATCGCCATCGGTCACAGAAGCAACAGGCGAGACCACGCCATCAACATCGGTATCGTTCGCTAATACATCAATCGTAACCGAGGTATCTTCACTCGTTGTAGCAGTATCAGACGTTACAATAGTTGGATCATCTACCGTGGTCACACTTGGATCATCACTGACGGTGTCACCATCGGCGGTGCCGTCGTTCACGGTTAAGGTATAAGCAGGTAGCTCTTCACCACTATTAACTAATGCTGCGCCAGCTTCGGTTAAGACAACTGTATTACCCACAATTTCGTAATTAATCGTATCGCTTAAGGTAACCGTGACGTCATCGCCATCTTCATCGGTTGTTTCAAACGTTGATACCACTGCGCCTTCTACGGCACTGCCATCATCTTCAGTAAAGTCATTTGAGCTGGTAATAGTGATCGTTGGGATATCGTTTACTGTCGTGACACTTGGATCATCACTGACTGTGTCGCCATCAGCGGTGCCGTCGTTCACGGTTAAGGTATAAGCAGGTAACTCTTCACCGCTATTAACAAGTGCAACGCCAGCTTCGGTTAAGACAACGGTGTTACCCACAATTTCATAATTAATCGTATCGCTTAGGGTAACTGTAACGTCGTCGCCATCTTCATCGGTCGTTTCAAACGTTGATACCACTGCGCCTTCAACGGCACTGCCATCATCTTCAGTAAAGTCATTTGAGCTGGTAATGGTGATCGTTGGGATATCGTTTACTGTCGTGACACTTGGATCATCACTGACCGTGTCACCATCAGCGGTGCCGTCGTTCACGGTTAAGGTATAAGTAGGTAGCTCTTCACCACTATTAACTAATGCTGCGCCAGCTTCGGTTAAGACAACCGTATTACCCACAATTTCGTAATTAATCGTATCGCTTAAGGTAACCGTGACGTCATCGCCATCTTCATCGGTTGTTTCAAACGTTGATACCACTGCGCCTTCTACGGCACTGCCATCATCTTCAGTAAAGTCATTTGAGCTGATAATAGTGATCGTTGGGATATCGTTTACTGTCGTGACACCTGGGTCGTCACTGACCGTCTCGCCATCCGTTGTGCCATCGTTCACGGTTAAGGTATAAACAGGTAACTCTTCACCATTATTAACTAATGCTGCGCCAGCTTCGGTTAAGACAACGGTGTTACCCACAATTTCGTAATTAATCGTATCGCTTAAGGTAACTGTAACGTCGTCGCCATCTTCATCAGTCGTTTCAAACGTTGATACCACTGCGCCTTCTACTGCACTGCCATCATCTTCAGTAAAGTCATTTGAGCTGGTAATGGTGATCGTTGGGATATCGTTTACTGTCGTGACACTTGGATCATCACTGACGGTGTCGCCATCGGCTGTACCGTCATTCGCGGTTAAGGTATAAGCAGGTAACTCTTCACCGCTATTAACTAATGCTGCGCCAGCTTCGGTTAAGACAACCGTATTACCCACAATTTCATAATTAATCGTGTCGCTTAAGGCAACCGTGACGTCGTCGCCATCTTCATCGGTCGTTTCAAACGTTGATACCACTGCGCCTTCTACGGTACTGCCATCATCTTCAGTAAAGTCGTTTGAACTCGTGATGGTTAGAGTAGGTACTGAATTATCAATTACACCATCAGCAGTAGCATTGATATTGTTTAAACTATCATCTGTAAATGTGACGATTGGGGAAGCGTCATCATCTAAGCCTGTAGTTTGAAAATTAGTGGTTGCGATTGTTTCTTGTGCATCTCGCTCGAAATCAACAATTGTAAAACCACCGCCTGATTCTTCACCAGCCGCGGTTTCGATATCTAAATCAAAAACTTCTTCACCAAGTGCAAGTATCGCTTCGAGATCATTCACATCAATGTCAGGGTTTATGTCACCTGGAGCAGCAGATTCAGGCACATTAGGTTTCGCAGCATCAGAATTGACAGTTTCGTCATCGACTAGTGGGGGGAATTGTGGTTCGGCTGAGGTTAATGCTTCTCCAGACTGATTTAATTGCTCTTTAGCTTGATTTAACTGCTCTGTCGTTAATTCAACATCAGTATCTTTACTTTCATTAACTGGATTATTCTGTTCGGCCATGATTATTCCCCACGTGACTTTTAAAACTTCTAATAATTATGTACGACATAATTGACAATAGAGTCAGCATTAAAATTAACTATTTATGCTGTCCTTTTTAATATGATTTACTTATTTTTTAATAAAAAAGTAAAGCACTCCTAAAGTAATAACTATAGACAAATCTTTTGTAATAGTAAATTTGGTTATTAATTAACATTTAAACAATTGAAAAAATAGCTAGAAAACAAAATATATCAATGAGTTAGAAATTTATTATGTTTTATAAAACCTAGATAGACTAACTTTTGGGATACAAACTAAAAGAAAAATATAACTAAAATTTACTCATTATTAACTATTACGAATTATAGAGCACATAAGTTCACATTAAAATATAAAAATTGACTTTAAATTGCTCATTATTGACTTTTATAAAGATTATAAAATACACAAAAGATCTTAATTAGTCTTTTATCGAAATAATTATGCATGTAGAAATGAATAAAAAACGATATTTTAAATTTTTTATAATAATCACCAACTCTAAAAGTTCTTTTAAAATAGCATGAGTAATCAATTAGTTTGATAATAAAAAATAGGTAACTAGAAGTGATTTGACAAAGTATAAAAACATCTAAAAAATGAAAAATTAAATTTAAAAGGATAAAAGTAAGAATAATTAACAGAGAAAATATAGAAGATAAACGACATTCTATTGAATAAATGTCAAATATGTATATGAAATTGAATAGATAAGTAATTGCAGTAATTTAGATTAAAGATGGTGGGCGATACTGGGTTCGAACCAGTGACCCTCGCCTTGTAAGGGCGATGCTCTCCCAACTGAGCTAATCGCCCATCTTTAAATCTGTATATAAATATCATGGTGGGCGATACTGGGTTCGAACCAGTGACCCTCGCCTTGTAAGGGCGATGCTCTCCCAACTGAGCTAATCGCCCATGATAGATATATTGTTATAATAATAAATTAAAGATGGTGGGCGATACTGGGTTCGAACCAGTGACCCTCGCCTTGTAAGGGCGATGCTCTCCCAACTGAGCTAATCGCCCATCTTTAAACTTTATTCTTATAACATTTGAAAGTGGTGGGCGATACTGGGTTCGAACCAGTGACCCTCGCCTTGTAAGGGCGATGCTCTCCCAACTGAGCTAATCGCCCACTTTCAAATTTCAAAGTTTTAATTCTTTTGAAAAGAATCAGCAATATGGTGGGCGATACTGGGTTCGAACCAGTGACCCTCGCCTTGTAAGGGCGATGCTCTCCCAACTGAGCTAATCGCCCATATTACTCTTTACTAACAAAAGCATTAAATCGAATGCCGTTGTTTGTGGGGCGTATTATAGGGATCGCCTTTTTTCAGTCAAGCCATTTTTGAATAAAATTGTTGTTTTTTGTTTAACTGCTCAAAGGGTAAACAATAAATGCTTATTATTTAAGATTTGATGCCTTTTCTGAAGCAAATATGGCTTCTCGATAAATAGTTAATGTAATTAGATGGGGTTTCGTTAAAATACGGACACTATTCTTCAAGCCGTATTATAAGGAAGCTATTTAATGACAGTTAAAACACGTTTTGCCCCTAGCCCAACTGGCTATTTACACGTTGGTGGTGCGCGTACTGCACTATATTCATGGTTACATGCTAAAAGTAAAGGTGGTCAATTCGTTTTACGTATTGAAGATACCGATATCGAACGTTCTACTCAAGAAGCGGTTGATGCAATATTAGAAGGTATGGAATGGTTAGGATTAGATTGGGATGAAGGTCCATATTACCAAACTAAGCGTTTCGATCGTTATAATGAAATGGTTGATAAATTATTAGCAGAAGATAAAGCTTATAAGTGCTATGCACCAAAAACACTACTTGATGAAATTCGTGCTGAACAAGAAGCAAATAAAGAGATGGCACGATACGATGCAAGCCATCCTAAAATTATTGCTGTTAATGAAGCTGCAACAGAAGATCAACCTTGTGTTATTCGTTTCCGTAATCCAAAACAAGGAAGCGTAGTTTTTATCGATGAAATCCGCGGTAAAATCGAAATAGCTAACGAACAATTAGATGACCTTATCATTCGTCGCAGTGACGGCTCCCCTACTTATAATTTCTGTGTTGTTGTTGATGACTGGGATATGGGTATTACAAATGTTGTTCGTGGTGAAGATCACATCAACAATACTCCACGTCAAATCAATATCTATGAAGCATTAGGTGCACCAGTCCCTTCTTTTGCACATTGTTCAATGATCTTAGGTGATGATGGTGCAAAACTATCTAAACGTCACGGTGCAGTATCAGTAATGCAATATCGCGATGAAGGTTATTTACCAAATGCATTAAATAACTATTTAGTACGTTTAGGTTGGTCACATGGCGACCAAGAAATATTTTCAGAACAAGAAATGATTGACCTATTCAAATTAGAGAATGTTAGCAAATCAGCTTCTGCATTTAATACCGAAAAACTATTATGGTTAAATAACCATTACATCAAAACATCTGAACCAGAATACGTTGCAGGCTATTTACAATGGCATATGGACCAACAAAATATCGACACTTCTACTGGTCCAGCTTTAACTGACGTCATTACTGCTTTAGCTGAACGTGCTAAAACATTAGTCGAGTTAGCAAGTTCTAGTCGTTACTTCTATGAAGAATATAAAGAATTTGATGCAACAGCTGCGAAAAAACATTTACGCCCAGTAGCGAAAGAAGCATTAGTATTAGTACAAAGTAAACTGCAAGCAACTGATGATTGGTCAATTGAAAACTTACATCAAGTAATTGAAGATACAGCAACTGAGCTAGAAGTAGGCATGGGCAAAGTTGGTATGCCGTTACGTGTCGCTATTACAGGGGCAGGACAGTCTCCTTCACTTGACGTAACACTTGCATTAATTGGTAAAGAACGTAGCGTACAACGCATCTCACGTGCAATTGAATTTATCGAAGCACGTGAAAATGCAGCATAGGTAAGATGATTTAATGGTCCTACTATTATTTAGTGATCCTATCAAATGATACTAGCTAAAAAGCCCAGTATGAAAAGAATGTAGATTCGACTCATACTGGGCTTTTTTATATTTACATTATTGATGCACAGGCTTATCAAAGCCGAGTTATAGATTGTATCTCTAATCTATTCAATATTACTTTGATGCAAACTGAAGTATTTCAGTAATTTTAGAATAGGTTTTTTGCCAATCTAAATACTCTAATGCTAATGGTATATTTTTCCCCTCAATTGACAAAACTAATGAAGGAAAGCCTTGAATAGGCAATTGACGGCTTGTATTAATTTCTTCAAATAACTGTTTATTAACAGCATCATCATGTAATTGCTGTTTAAACCATGCTTTATCAAACCCAATGCCCTCAGCTAACTCAGCTAACTCATCCGTTAAAGAAGGGTTTTTTGCCTGTAAGTAATACCCTTGCTGAATAGCAAACAACATCTCTTTTTCTTTATTCTCCGTTCTTGCAACCAAACAAGCACGACAAGCTGGATACGTTGAACGCTGTGGTTTACATTCAGTCCAGAAATCAAAGTTAAATTGAGTACCTAATTTTGCATGAATATTTCGCCAGATATTCTGTAATGTTTGCTGTAAATCCACAGGCATCACAACATCAGAGTCAGGAGCTAATCCACCTAATTGATAGCGAATTTCCAATGGGTGTTCTGGTTCTAGCTCAGCTAATTTAGCTGATAACTTCAGCCAACTATCTCGGTATCCCCAACACCAGCTGCACATAGGATCATATACGTAATATAATATAGGTTTACTCATCATTTATTCCTTAAGTATTAATCTTATGTTTAAAACAAGACCTTCCCATTAAATTAAATTGATATAAAAACTATCTATGGGCAAGGATTAACATAAAATTCTATTTGGTAATGCTATTATAAGCTATACGCCCTACTATCCATAAAAGTTATTTTTCAATGAATACATAGGGTTATTAATGATATTGATTATAGGATCACATTTTGGCACAACTCTATTTTTATTACTCTGCAATGAATGCAGGTAAATCAACCTCTCTTTTACAATCATCTTATAACTATCGTGAACGCGGAATGAACACATTTGTGCTCACCGCTGCAATAGATAATCGATCAGGTGTAGGTAAAGTGTCATCACGTATTGGTATTGAAAGTGATGCACATATTTTTTCAGACACAGACGATCTAGCAGAAATGATTGGCAACATTCATCAACAACAAAAACAACACTGTATCCTAATTGATGAATCACAATTTTTAAGTAAGCAGCAAGTTAGGCAGTTAACTTACGTGGTTGATATACTCGGTATTCCAGTCTTATGTTACGGTATTAAAAC
Coding sequences:
- a CDS encoding beta strand repeat-containing protein, whose protein sequence is MAEQNNPVNESKDTDVELTTEQLNQAKEQLNQSGEALTSAEPQFPPLVDDETVNSDAAKPNVPESAAPGDINPDIDVNDLEAILALGEEVFDLDIETAAGEESGGGFTIVDFERDAQETIATTNFQTTGLDDDASPIVTFTDDSLNNINATADGVIDNSVPTLTITSSNDFTEDDGSTVEGAVVSTFETTDEDGDDVTVALSDTINYEIVGNTVVLTEAGAALVNSGEELPAYTLTANDGTADGDTVSDDPSVTTVNDIPTITITSSNDFTEDDGSAVEGAVVSTFETTDEDGDDVTVTLSDTINYEIVGNTVVLTEAGAALVNNGEELPVYTLTVNDGTTDGETVSDDPGVTTVNDIPTITIISSNDFTEDDGSAVEGAVVSTFETTDEDGDDVTVTLSDTINYEIVGNTVVLTEAGAALVNSGEELPTYTLTVNDGTADGDTVSDDPSVTTVNDIPTITITSSNDFTEDDGSAVEGAVVSTFETTDEDGDDVTVTLSDTINYEIVGNTVVLTEAGVALVNSGEELPAYTLTVNDGTADGDTVSDDPSVTTVNDIPTITITSSNDFTEDDGSAVEGAVVSTFETTDEDGDDVTVTLSDTINYEIVGNTVVLTEAGAALVNSGEELPAYTLTVNDGTADGDTVSDDPSVTTVDDPTIVTSDTATTSEDTSVTIDVLANDTDVDGVVSPVASVTDGDNGTVTINDDGTVTYTPNADYNGTDTFTYTNEDGTTETVTVTVDAVADDTVVAADNATTDEDTPITIDVLANDTDVDGVVSPVASVTDGDNGTVTINDDGTVTYTPNADYNGTDTFTYTNEDGTTETVTVTVDAVADDTVVAADNATTDEDTPITIDVLANDTDVDGVVSPVASVTDGENGTVTINDDGTVTYTPNVDYNGTDTFTYTNEDGTTETVTVTIGAIADDTVVAADNATTNEDTPITIDVLANDTDADGVVSPVASVTDGENGTVTINDDGTVTYTPNTDYNGTDTFTYTNEDGTTETVTVTVDAVTDDTV
- the gltX gene encoding glutamate--tRNA ligase, with protein sequence MTVKTRFAPSPTGYLHVGGARTALYSWLHAKSKGGQFVLRIEDTDIERSTQEAVDAILEGMEWLGLDWDEGPYYQTKRFDRYNEMVDKLLAEDKAYKCYAPKTLLDEIRAEQEANKEMARYDASHPKIIAVNEAATEDQPCVIRFRNPKQGSVVFIDEIRGKIEIANEQLDDLIIRRSDGSPTYNFCVVVDDWDMGITNVVRGEDHINNTPRQINIYEALGAPVPSFAHCSMILGDDGAKLSKRHGAVSVMQYRDEGYLPNALNNYLVRLGWSHGDQEIFSEQEMIDLFKLENVSKSASAFNTEKLLWLNNHYIKTSEPEYVAGYLQWHMDQQNIDTSTGPALTDVITALAERAKTLVELASSSRYFYEEYKEFDATAAKKHLRPVAKEALVLVQSKLQATDDWSIENLHQVIEDTATELEVGMGKVGMPLRVAITGAGQSPSLDVTLALIGKERSVQRISRAIEFIEARENAA
- a CDS encoding DsbA family protein, whose amino-acid sequence is MSKPILYYVYDPMCSWCWGYRDSWLKLSAKLAELEPEHPLEIRYQLGGLAPDSDVVMPVDLQQTLQNIWRNIHAKLGTQFNFDFWTECKPQRSTYPACRACLVARTENKEKEMLFAIQQGYYLQAKNPSLTDELAELAEGIGFDKAWFKQQLHDDAVNKQLFEEINTSRQLPIQGFPSLVLSIEGKNIPLALEYLDWQKTYSKITEILQFASK
- a CDS encoding thymidine kinase, with protein sequence MAQLYFYYSAMNAGKSTSLLQSSYNYRERGMNTFVLTAAIDNRSGVGKVSSRIGIESDAHIFSDTDDLAEMIGNIHQQQKQHCILIDESQFLSKQQVRQLTYVVDILGIPVLCYGIKTDFQGELFPGSQYLLAWADKLVELKTICHCGRKANMILRMDENGQAIQEGAQVEIGGNETYVSVCRKHFRKVFWDSE